From Cucumis melo cultivar AY chromosome 1, USDA_Cmelo_AY_1.0, whole genome shotgun sequence, a single genomic window includes:
- the LOC103499821 gene encoding amino acid transporter AVT6E isoform X1 yields MEMDNKTRYVELQSQIDVQDPRSPELKLSSFPHDEEGLIGSKTLNGYTEGKDDLFDDLDFDVDSHPLITGEARGESRISGAVFNLTTSIIGAGIMALPATMKVLGVGLGFVLIVLIGILSEFSVELLVRFLVISKSSSYGEVVQCAFGRSMKVLTEICIIVNNAGVLVVYLIIMGDVMSGSVRHIGVFDQWLGHGFWDHRKLLILVVLVVFLAPLCALNKIDSLSLTSAASVALAVVFVIVACAIALIKLVEGKVEPPRMSPDFGSKKAILDLLVVVPIMTNAYVCHFNVPPIYNELETRSPQKMNTVGRVTTVICIVVYALTAISGYLLFGNDTESDVLTNFDRDLGIRFSSALNYIVRIGYILHLVLVFPVIHFSLRQTVDTLIFEGSAPLSESRKRSLILTIVLLALIYIGSTMIPNIWTAFKFTGATTAVSLGFIFPSVIALKLSKNSGQGSLNATEKLLSWLMLGLAFIVGIVGLIGNIYSLSNHSE; encoded by the coding sequence ATGGAAATGGATAATAAAACTAGATATGTTGAATTACAATCCCAGATTGATGTTCAGGACCCCAGATCGCCTGAACTAAAACTTTCCAGTTTTCCCCATGATGAAGAAGGTTTGATTGGATCCAAAACATTGAATGGTTATACAGAGGGTAAGGATGATCTGTTTGATGATTTGGATTTTGATGTTGATAGTCATCCCCTTATCACTGGGGAGGCTCGAGGCGAGTCGAGGATTTCAGGGGCTGTGTTTAATCTCACAACCTCCATTATTGGAGCTGGGATTATGGCTTTACCTGCCACCATGAAAGTTCTTGGAGTCGGTTTGGGGTTTGTTTTGATAGTTTTGATTGGGATTTTATCTGAGTTTAGTGTTGAATTGTTAGTGAGATTTTTGGTTATATCTAAATCTTCGTCCTATGGGGAAGTTGTTCAATGTGCATTTGGGAGATCTATGAAGGTCTTGACTGAAATCTGTATAATTGTGAACAATGCTGGTGTTTTGGttgtttatttgattattatgGGTGATGTTATGTCTGGTTCTGTTCGTCATATTGGGGTTTTTGATCAATGGTTGGGACATGGATTTTGGGATCACAGAAAGCTTTTGATTTTGGTTGTGTTGGTCGTTTTTCTAGCTCCTCTTTGTGCTCTCAACAAGATTGATTCCTTGAGTTTGACATCAGCTGCGTCGGTAGCTCTTGCGGTTGTCTTTGTTATAGTTGCTTGTGCTATTGCATTGATTAAGCTTGTAGAAGGAAAGGTTGAGCCTCCAAGAATGAGTCCTGATTTTGGATCCAAGAAGGCGATTTTAGACCTCCTTGTGGTGGTTCCAATAATGACAAATGCTTATGTTTGTCATTTCAATGTCCCACCAATATACAACGAGCTCGAAACAAGGTCTCCTCAGAAGATGAATACAGTGGGGAGGGTTACAACTGTGATATGTATTGTGGTTTATGCTTTGACTGCCATATCCGGTTATTTACTTTTTGGAAATGACACCGAGTCAGATGTGCTGACCAACTTTGACAGGGATTTAGGAATTCGATTCAGCTCCGCATTAAATTACATCGTTCGAATTGGTTATATTCTTCATTTAGTTCTTGTTTTTCCTGTTATCCATTTCTCCTTACGACAAACTGTCGACACATTGATATTCGAGGGATCAGCGCCACTTTCAGAGAGCAGGAAAAGGTCTCTGATTTTGACAATAGTTTTGTTGGCTCTGATCTATATTGGTTCAACTATGATTCCCAACATTTGGACGGCCTTTAAATTTACAGGGGCAACAACAGCAGTCTCTTTGGGATTCATATTTCCATCAGTTATTGCATTAAAGCTAAGCAAGAACAGTGGGCAGGGGAGCTTGAATGCAACAGAAAAGCTCCTATCATGGTTAATGCTAGGGCTGGCTTTCATTGTTGGTATTGTTGGATTGATTGGTAATATCTACAGCTTAAGCAATCATTCTGAGTAA
- the LOC127148665 gene encoding pentatricopeptide repeat-containing protein At1g80550, mitochondrial, with amino-acid sequence MDQCKTGKPWKAVKLYMEMKKKGVKLDVVAYNTVIHAVGISEDEMGCKPNVVTCNTIIKLFCENGRFKDAHVILDQMLKYPPNVITYHCFFRSLEKPKMDTDVMLRRKFGRWGFLRPVFLVWNKMEEFGCSTNESAYNALIDTFVEKGMIDVAGNYDEDGSERSFT; translated from the coding sequence ATGGATCAATGTAAGACTGGGAAGCCTTGGAAGGCTGTTAAATTGTACATGGAGATGAAAAAGAAGGGAGTGAAATTGGATGTAGTGGCCTATAATACAGTGATTCATGCAGTTGGGATTTCGGAAGACGAAATGGGGTGTAAGCCTAACGTTGTGACTTGCAATACTATTATTAAGCTATTTTGTGAGAATGGAAGATTCAAGGATGCTCATGTGATTCTCGACCAAATGCTCAAGTATCCACCGAATGTTATCACCTATCATTGTTTTTTCAGGTCTCTTGAAAAGCCAAAAATGGATACTGATGTGATGCTCAGGAGGAAATTTGGAAGGTGGGGGTTTCTAAGACCAGTGTTTTTAGTGTGGAATAAGATGGAGGAATTTGGGTGTAGCACAAATGAGTCTGCTTACAATGCTTTGATTGATACTTTTGTGGAGAAGGGAATGATAGATGTGGCTGGGAATTATGACGAAGATGGTAGCGAAAGGTCTTTTACCTAA
- the LOC103499825 gene encoding putative UPF0481 protein At3g02645, translating to MRLSSKSRLHSLPAGHYWGLNLSYEEGWVNQIRQSIDEEELEEDIGHPACICTVPKSLMVFDPDSYTPQEVAIGPYHHWRQELYVMERYKIAAAKKVQKQLQSLKFHNLVEKLAKYERKIRAYYHKYLNFNSETFVWMMAIDASFLLEVLQVYTIREEKSISRISSKLSCLVVVDNEGRRSAQNTILRDIVMLENQIPLFVLRKMLKLQSPALEQTDQLLLSMLLGLYEDLSPFEMLEPQVSVSECFHLLDFLYRMITPKLAGPLEILENDRNQKESTKENAEDENAFKHFCRSLSELGSAIWKILSKFNKGPVHLFRRILSSRPLQVIFKLPWTIVSKLPGIVILMKPLSHLCSLRKGEEENDIEKGSSWKVGKIKLPLSEEIAIPSVSQLTKSGVHFSSIDGGVSAVAFDPNAVIFYLPTINLDVNSEVVLRNLVAYEASKASGPLVFTRFIELMNGIIDSEEDVRLLKEKGIILNHLKSDAEVADLWNGMSKSIKLTKVPFLDKVIEDVNKYYSGRWKVKAAKFVKKYVFGSWPLLAFLATILLLALTALQAFCSVYSCSRFIHHLNADGT from the coding sequence ATGAGACTCTCCAGCAAATCACGATTACATTCTCTTCCTGCTGGACATTATTGGGGATTAAACTTAAGCTATGAGGAAGGATGGGTCAATCAAATTCGTCAATCCATAGATGAAGAAGAGCTCGAGGAAGACATAGGACATCCAGCATGCATTTGCACTGTCCCTAAGTCTCTTATGGTTTTTGATCCTGATTCATATACTCCACAGGAAGTCGCAATTGGTCCATACCATCACTGGCGCCAAGAACTTTATGTGATGGAGAGGTACAAGATTGCTGCAGCAAAAAAAGTTCAGAAACAGCTCCAAAGCCTCAAGTTTCACAATCTCGTCGAGAAATTGGCCAAGTACGAGCGAAAGATTCGAGCGTACTACCACAAATACCTCAATTTCAACAGTGAAACGTTTGTTTGGATGATGGCTATTGACGCCTCTTTCCTGCTGGAGGTCCTCCAAGTATATACCATCAGAGAAGAGAAGAGTATCTCAAGGATTTCCTCAAAGTTGTCATGTTTGGTAGTGGTAGATAACGAGGGAAGGAGGTCAGCACAAAATACCATTCTGAGAGACATAGTAATGCTTGAGAATCAGATACCTTTATTTGTTTTGAGAAAGATGCTGAAACTTCAATCTCCTGCTCTTGAACAAACAGATCAATTGTTGCTTTCTATGTTGCTGGGACTGTATGAAGATCTTTCTCCTTTCGAGATGTTGGAACCTCAAGTGTCGGTCTCAGAATGCTTTCATTTGCTTGATTTTCTGTACAGAATGATTACTCCAAAGTTGGCTGGCCCTTTGGAGATATTGGAAAATGATCGAAATCAAAAGGAATCCACCAAAGAAAATGCCGAAGACGAAAATGCCTTCAAGCACTTTTGCCGTTCCTTGAGTGAACTGGGAAGTGCAATTTGGAAGATTCTCTCAAAGTTTAACAAAGGTCCGGTACATTTATTCAGAAGAATACTTAGTTCTAGACCCTTACAAGTGATCTTCAAACTGCCATGGACAATCGTCTCTAAACTTCCTGGAATTGTGATTCTAATGAAGCCTCTCAGTCACCTATGTTCACTGCGAAAAGGTGAAGAAGAAAATGATATAGAAAAGGGGAGTTCATGGAAAGTTGGAAAAATCAAACTTCCTTTGTCGGAGGAAATAGCAATTCCTTCAGTGTCCCAGCTGACAAAATCAGGTGTTCATTTCTCCTCCATCGATGGAGGCGTCTCAGCCGTTGCCTTTGACCCAAATGCAGTGATATTTTACCTTCCCACTATTAATCTCGATGTGAACTCTGAAGTAGTATTGAGAAACTTAGTAGCATACGAAGCTTCAAAAGCATCAGGGCCTTTGGTTTTCACTCGATTCATTGAACTAATGAATGGCATCATCGATTCTGAAGAGGACGTGAGATTGTTGAAGGAAAAAGGAATCATTCTTAATCATTTGAAGAGCGATGCAGAAGTCGCGGATCTCTGGAACGGGATGAGCAAATCCATCAAGTTGACGAAAGTGCCATTCTTGGATAAGGTAATTGAAGATGTAAATAAGTATTACAGTGGTAGATGGAAAGTTAAAGCTGCAAAATTTGTAAAAAAGTACGTGTTTGGTTCATGGCCATTGCTTGCATTTCTAGCTACCATTTTGCTCTTGGCCTTGACTGCATTACAAGCATTTTGCTCAGTTTATAGCTGCTCTCGGTTCATCCATCATCTCAACGCAGATGGGACCTAG
- the LOC103499821 gene encoding amino acid transporter AVT6E isoform X2, with amino-acid sequence MALPATMKVLGVGLGFVLIVLIGILSEFSVELLVRFLVISKSSSYGEVVQCAFGRSMKVLTEICIIVNNAGVLVVYLIIMGDVMSGSVRHIGVFDQWLGHGFWDHRKLLILVVLVVFLAPLCALNKIDSLSLTSAASVALAVVFVIVACAIALIKLVEGKVEPPRMSPDFGSKKAILDLLVVVPIMTNAYVCHFNVPPIYNELETRSPQKMNTVGRVTTVICIVVYALTAISGYLLFGNDTESDVLTNFDRDLGIRFSSALNYIVRIGYILHLVLVFPVIHFSLRQTVDTLIFEGSAPLSESRKRSLILTIVLLALIYIGSTMIPNIWTAFKFTGATTAVSLGFIFPSVIALKLSKNSGQGSLNATEKLLSWLMLGLAFIVGIVGLIGNIYSLSNHSE; translated from the coding sequence ATGGCTTTACCTGCCACCATGAAAGTTCTTGGAGTCGGTTTGGGGTTTGTTTTGATAGTTTTGATTGGGATTTTATCTGAGTTTAGTGTTGAATTGTTAGTGAGATTTTTGGTTATATCTAAATCTTCGTCCTATGGGGAAGTTGTTCAATGTGCATTTGGGAGATCTATGAAGGTCTTGACTGAAATCTGTATAATTGTGAACAATGCTGGTGTTTTGGttgtttatttgattattatgGGTGATGTTATGTCTGGTTCTGTTCGTCATATTGGGGTTTTTGATCAATGGTTGGGACATGGATTTTGGGATCACAGAAAGCTTTTGATTTTGGTTGTGTTGGTCGTTTTTCTAGCTCCTCTTTGTGCTCTCAACAAGATTGATTCCTTGAGTTTGACATCAGCTGCGTCGGTAGCTCTTGCGGTTGTCTTTGTTATAGTTGCTTGTGCTATTGCATTGATTAAGCTTGTAGAAGGAAAGGTTGAGCCTCCAAGAATGAGTCCTGATTTTGGATCCAAGAAGGCGATTTTAGACCTCCTTGTGGTGGTTCCAATAATGACAAATGCTTATGTTTGTCATTTCAATGTCCCACCAATATACAACGAGCTCGAAACAAGGTCTCCTCAGAAGATGAATACAGTGGGGAGGGTTACAACTGTGATATGTATTGTGGTTTATGCTTTGACTGCCATATCCGGTTATTTACTTTTTGGAAATGACACCGAGTCAGATGTGCTGACCAACTTTGACAGGGATTTAGGAATTCGATTCAGCTCCGCATTAAATTACATCGTTCGAATTGGTTATATTCTTCATTTAGTTCTTGTTTTTCCTGTTATCCATTTCTCCTTACGACAAACTGTCGACACATTGATATTCGAGGGATCAGCGCCACTTTCAGAGAGCAGGAAAAGGTCTCTGATTTTGACAATAGTTTTGTTGGCTCTGATCTATATTGGTTCAACTATGATTCCCAACATTTGGACGGCCTTTAAATTTACAGGGGCAACAACAGCAGTCTCTTTGGGATTCATATTTCCATCAGTTATTGCATTAAAGCTAAGCAAGAACAGTGGGCAGGGGAGCTTGAATGCAACAGAAAAGCTCCTATCATGGTTAATGCTAGGGCTGGCTTTCATTGTTGGTATTGTTGGATTGATTGGTAATATCTACAGCTTAAGCAATCATTCTGAGTAA